In a single window of the Ancylobacter polymorphus genome:
- a CDS encoding class I fructose-bisphosphate aldolase: protein MTASLEEVAYKLAAGGKGLLAADESASTIKKRFDAIGVESTEENRRDYREMLFRSEAMTQYISGVILFDETIRQKAKDGTPLVKLIEDAGSIPGIKVDLGAHPQPGCPGETITEGLDGLAGRFKEYYDLGARFAKWRAVIDIGQHIPSYTSILANAQALARYAALAQAAGIVPIVEPEVLMDGDHDIDRCYDVTEWVLKEVFQQLFYGRVKLEGTVLKPNMVIAGKKSPKQASVEEVAEKTIRCLKNCVPSAIPSVAFLSGGQSDEEATAHLDAMIRQGGLPWNLTFSYGRALQAAPQKAWSGKAENVAAGQAAFTHRARMNYLAALGQWTPESEEKKAA from the coding sequence ATGACTGCAAGCCTCGAAGAGGTCGCGTATAAGCTGGCAGCGGGCGGCAAGGGCCTGCTGGCGGCGGATGAAAGCGCCAGCACCATCAAGAAGCGGTTCGACGCCATCGGCGTGGAATCGACGGAGGAGAACCGGCGCGATTACCGCGAGATGCTGTTCCGCTCCGAGGCGATGACCCAGTACATTTCGGGCGTCATCCTGTTCGACGAGACCATCCGCCAGAAGGCGAAGGACGGCACGCCGCTGGTGAAGCTGATCGAGGATGCGGGCTCCATCCCCGGCATCAAGGTCGATCTCGGCGCCCATCCTCAGCCGGGCTGTCCGGGCGAGACCATCACCGAGGGCCTCGACGGCCTCGCCGGCCGTTTCAAGGAATATTACGACCTCGGCGCCCGCTTCGCGAAGTGGCGCGCGGTGATTGATATCGGCCAGCACATTCCGAGCTACACCTCGATCCTCGCCAATGCGCAGGCGCTGGCGCGCTATGCCGCGCTCGCCCAGGCCGCCGGCATCGTGCCGATTGTCGAGCCGGAAGTGCTGATGGACGGCGACCACGACATCGACCGCTGCTACGACGTGACCGAGTGGGTGCTCAAGGAAGTGTTCCAGCAGCTCTTCTATGGCCGCGTGAAGCTGGAAGGCACGGTGCTCAAGCCGAACATGGTCATCGCCGGCAAGAAGTCGCCCAAGCAGGCCTCGGTCGAGGAAGTGGCGGAAAAGACCATCCGCTGCCTCAAGAATTGCGTGCCCTCGGCGATCCCGAGCGTCGCCTTCCTCTCCGGCGGCCAGTCGGACGAAGAGGCCACCGCCCATCTCGACGCGATGATCCGTCAGGGCGGGCTGCCGTGGAACCTCACCTTCTCCTATGGCCGCGCGCTTCAGGCCGCGCCGCAGAAGGCGTGGTCGGGCAAGGCGGAGAACGTCGCCGCCGGTCAGGCCGCGTTCACGCACCGCGCCCGGATGAACTATCTCGCCGCTCTCGGCCAGTGGACGCCGGAAAGCGAAGAGAAGAAGGCGGCCTGA
- a CDS encoding phosphoglycerate kinase, producing the protein MSEASAFRTLDDADVAGKRVLVRVDLNVPVDNGRVTDDTRIQAVLPTIREISDKGGKVILLAHFGRPKGEDPALSLAPIAAEVASRLGKPVAFAPATIGPVAEEAVAKLQNGDVLLLENTRFDKREEKNDPDFVAALACLGDVYVNDAFATAHRAHASTEGLAHKLPAFAGRCMQEEIEALAKALEKPERPVLAVVGGAKVSSKLDLLGNLVAKVDILVIGGGMANTFLAAQGKDVGKSLCEHDLTGTALEILDKAKAAGCDIVLPVDALAATEFKANAPHRVASVDDIRADEMMLDAGPASVANVVARLKDAKTIVWNGPFGAFELPPFDTATVAVARAAAELTDAGGLLSVAGGGDTVAALNHAGVADRFTYVSTAGGAFLEWLEGKPLPGVEALRR; encoded by the coding sequence ATGAGCGAGGCTTCCGCCTTTCGCACCCTCGACGACGCCGACGTCGCCGGTAAGCGCGTTCTCGTGCGCGTCGATCTGAACGTGCCGGTCGACAATGGCCGGGTGACCGACGACACCCGCATCCAGGCCGTGCTGCCCACCATCCGTGAAATCTCCGACAAGGGCGGCAAGGTCATCCTGCTCGCCCATTTCGGCCGCCCCAAAGGCGAAGACCCGGCGCTGTCGCTGGCCCCCATCGCCGCGGAAGTGGCGAGCCGGCTCGGCAAGCCCGTCGCTTTCGCCCCTGCGACCATCGGCCCGGTGGCGGAGGAAGCGGTCGCCAAGCTGCAGAACGGTGACGTGCTGCTGCTGGAGAACACCCGCTTTGACAAGCGGGAAGAAAAGAACGACCCCGACTTCGTGGCGGCGCTGGCCTGCCTCGGCGATGTCTATGTCAACGACGCCTTCGCCACGGCCCACCGTGCCCACGCCTCCACCGAAGGGCTCGCCCACAAGCTGCCGGCCTTCGCCGGGCGCTGTATGCAGGAAGAGATCGAGGCGCTGGCCAAGGCGCTGGAGAAGCCCGAGCGCCCGGTGCTCGCCGTGGTCGGCGGCGCCAAGGTCTCCTCCAAGCTCGACCTGCTGGGCAATCTCGTCGCCAAGGTGGACATTCTGGTGATCGGCGGCGGCATGGCCAATACCTTCCTCGCCGCCCAGGGCAAGGATGTCGGCAAGTCGCTGTGCGAGCATGACCTCACCGGCACGGCGCTGGAGATCCTCGACAAGGCCAAGGCCGCCGGCTGCGACATCGTGCTGCCGGTCGACGCCCTCGCCGCCACCGAGTTCAAGGCCAACGCGCCGCACCGCGTCGCCTCGGTCGACGATATCAGGGCAGACGAGATGATGCTCGATGCCGGCCCGGCCTCGGTCGCCAATGTCGTGGCCCGGCTGAAGGACGCGAAGACCATCGTCTGGAACGGCCCGTTCGGCGCCTTCGAGCTGCCGCCCTTCGACACGGCGACCGTGGCGGTGGCGCGCGCGGCGGCGGAACTCACCGACGCCGGCGGACTTCTGTCCGTGGCGGGCGGCGGCGACACGGTGGCCGCGCTCAACCATGCCGGGGTGGCCGACCGCTTCACCTATGTGTCGACGGCCGGTGGCGCCTTCCTGGAATGGCTTGAGGGCAAGCCCCTGCCGGGCGTCGAAGCCCTGAGACGTTGA
- the gap gene encoding type I glyceraldehyde-3-phosphate dehydrogenase, which translates to MTLKVAINGFGRIGRNVLRAIIESGRTDIEVVAINDLGPVETNAHLFRFDSVHGRFNGAVTVDGDTINVGRGPIKVTAVRNPAELPHTALGVDIALECTGIFTARDKAAAHLAAGAKRVLVSAPAEGADLTVVYGVNHDKLTKDHLVVSNASCTTNCLAPVAKVLNDAVGIDHGFMTTIHSYTGDQPTLDTMHKDLYRARAAALSMIPTTTGAAKAVGLVLPELAGRLDGTSIRVPTPNVSVVDFKFVAKKKVTKEEINEAIKAAAAGPLKGILGTTDQPNVSTDFNHDPHSSIFHLDQTKVLEGNFVRVLSWYDNEWGFSNRMSDTAVALGKLI; encoded by the coding sequence ATGACGCTCAAGGTTGCCATCAACGGCTTTGGACGCATCGGCCGCAACGTGTTGCGCGCCATCATCGAGTCCGGCCGCACCGATATCGAGGTCGTCGCCATCAATGATCTCGGCCCGGTCGAGACCAATGCGCATCTGTTCCGCTTCGACAGCGTGCATGGCCGCTTCAACGGCGCGGTGACGGTCGACGGCGACACGATCAATGTCGGCCGCGGCCCGATCAAGGTGACCGCCGTCCGCAACCCGGCCGAGCTGCCGCACACCGCGCTTGGCGTGGACATCGCGCTCGAATGCACCGGCATCTTCACCGCCCGCGACAAGGCCGCCGCCCATCTCGCGGCCGGCGCCAAGCGCGTGCTGGTTTCCGCCCCGGCGGAAGGCGCCGACCTCACGGTCGTTTACGGCGTCAACCACGACAAGCTGACCAAGGATCACCTGGTCGTCTCCAACGCCTCCTGCACCACCAACTGCCTCGCGCCGGTGGCCAAGGTGCTGAACGACGCCGTCGGCATCGACCACGGCTTCATGACGACGATCCACTCCTACACCGGCGACCAGCCGACGCTGGACACCATGCACAAGGATCTCTACCGCGCCCGCGCTGCGGCGCTGTCGATGATCCCGACCACGACCGGCGCCGCCAAGGCCGTCGGCCTGGTGCTGCCGGAACTCGCCGGCCGTCTCGACGGCACCTCGATCCGCGTCCCGACCCCGAATGTCTCGGTGGTCGACTTCAAGTTCGTCGCCAAGAAGAAGGTGACGAAGGAGGAGATCAACGAGGCGATCAAGGCGGCCGCCGCCGGCCCGCTCAAGGGCATTCTCGGCACCACCGACCAGCCGAATGTCTCGACCGACTTCAACCACGACCCCCATTCCTCGATCTTCCATCTCGACCAGACCAAGGTTCTGGAAGGCAATTTCGTCCGGGTTCTGTCCTGGTACGACAATGAATGGGGCTTCTCGAACCGCATGTCCGACACGGCGGTCGCCCTCGGAAAGCTGATCTGA
- the tkt gene encoding transketolase: MSNREKHDRMANAIRALAMDAVEAANSGHPGMPMGMADVATVLFGKVLKFDPTDPRWPDRDRFILSAGHGSMLLYALLYLTGYEGMTLDDIKNFRQLGSRTPGHPEYGHTVGVETTTGPLGQGLANSVGFALAERMMAAQFGGDLVDHHTYVIAGDGCLMEGISEEAIEIAGRQKLNKLTVLWDDNHITIDGSTALSVATDQLERFAASGWATTRIDGHDPDAILAALEAAKTSDKPTLIACRTTIGYGAPSKGGTNAVHGAPLGAAEIAAARAFLNWEYEPFVIPSDVLDAWRLAGLRSRQAHKSWSQRFNDADPALRGEFERRVRGDLPSKLGETIAAVIAKARADGGAVATRKSSEIVLEALTAALPEMVGGSADLTHSNNTKTKATSVYVEPPKYDGRYVNWGIREHGMAAAMNGIALHGGFIPYGGTFLVFSDYCRPSIRLAALMGVRVVYVFTHDSIGVGEDGPTHQPVEQIAALRAIPNLLVFRPCDTVETAEAWKLALEHKTGPSVLALTRQNLPLLRTDDTERCLTARGAYELASASDEAEVTLFASGSEVSLVMKAREQLEAQGVPTRVVSVPCFELFLNQPEESRRQVVGKAPVKIAVEALIRQGWDEIVGSDAAFVGMHGFGASGPAPQVFAHFGITVEAVVATALSRLKR; the protein is encoded by the coding sequence ATGTCGAACCGCGAGAAGCACGACCGCATGGCCAATGCCATTCGGGCCCTGGCCATGGATGCCGTCGAAGCCGCCAATTCCGGCCATCCCGGCATGCCCATGGGGATGGCGGATGTCGCCACCGTCCTGTTCGGCAAGGTGCTGAAATTCGATCCGACCGACCCGCGCTGGCCGGACCGCGACCGCTTCATCCTCTCCGCCGGCCACGGCTCGATGCTGCTCTACGCCCTGCTCTACCTCACGGGCTATGAGGGCATGACGCTCGACGACATCAAGAATTTCCGCCAGCTCGGCTCCCGCACGCCCGGCCATCCGGAATATGGCCACACCGTCGGCGTCGAGACCACGACCGGCCCGCTCGGCCAGGGCCTCGCCAATTCGGTCGGCTTCGCGCTCGCCGAGCGCATGATGGCCGCGCAGTTCGGCGGCGACCTCGTCGACCACCACACCTATGTCATCGCCGGCGATGGCTGCCTCATGGAAGGCATCTCGGAGGAGGCGATCGAGATCGCCGGCCGCCAGAAGCTGAACAAGCTCACCGTGCTGTGGGACGACAACCACATCACCATCGACGGCTCGACCGCGCTGTCGGTGGCGACCGACCAGCTGGAGCGCTTCGCGGCCTCGGGCTGGGCGACCACCCGCATCGACGGCCATGACCCGGACGCCATCCTCGCCGCGCTGGAGGCCGCCAAGACCAGCGACAAGCCGACCCTGATCGCCTGCCGCACCACCATCGGCTATGGCGCGCCCAGCAAGGGCGGCACCAATGCCGTGCACGGCGCCCCGCTCGGCGCCGCTGAGATCGCCGCCGCCCGCGCCTTTCTCAACTGGGAATACGAGCCCTTCGTCATTCCCAGCGACGTGCTCGATGCGTGGCGCCTCGCCGGCCTGCGCTCGCGCCAGGCACACAAGAGCTGGAGCCAGCGCTTCAACGACGCCGACCCGGCGCTGCGCGGCGAGTTCGAGCGCCGCGTGCGCGGCGACCTGCCCTCCAAGCTTGGCGAGACCATTGCCGCCGTGATCGCCAAGGCCCGTGCCGATGGCGGCGCGGTGGCCACCCGCAAATCGTCGGAAATCGTGCTGGAAGCGCTCACCGCCGCCCTGCCGGAAATGGTGGGCGGCTCGGCCGACCTCACCCACTCCAACAACACCAAGACCAAGGCCACCTCGGTCTATGTCGAGCCGCCGAAATATGACGGCCGCTATGTGAACTGGGGCATCCGCGAGCACGGCATGGCGGCGGCGATGAACGGCATCGCCCTGCATGGCGGCTTCATCCCCTATGGCGGCACCTTCCTCGTCTTCTCCGACTATTGCCGCCCCTCCATCCGCCTCGCGGCGCTGATGGGCGTGCGCGTCGTCTATGTGTTCACGCATGATTCGATCGGCGTGGGCGAGGACGGCCCGACCCACCAGCCGGTGGAGCAGATCGCCGCGCTGCGCGCGATTCCCAACCTCCTCGTCTTCCGCCCCTGCGACACGGTCGAGACCGCGGAAGCCTGGAAGCTGGCGCTGGAGCACAAGACCGGCCCGAGCGTGCTGGCGCTGACCCGCCAGAACCTGCCGCTGCTGCGCACCGACGACACCGAGCGCTGCCTCACCGCGCGCGGCGCCTATGAGCTGGCGAGCGCGTCCGACGAGGCGGAGGTCACCCTCTTCGCCTCCGGCTCGGAAGTGTCCCTGGTGATGAAGGCGCGCGAGCAGCTGGAAGCGCAGGGTGTGCCGACCCGCGTCGTCTCCGTGCCCTGTTTCGAGCTGTTCCTGAACCAGCCCGAGGAAAGCCGCCGTCAGGTGGTGGGCAAGGCGCCGGTGAAGATCGCCGTCGAAGCCCTGATCCGTCAGGGCTGGGACGAGATCGTCGGATCCGACGCGGCCTTTGTCGGCATGCACGGTTTCGGCGCCTCCGGCCCGGCCCCGCAGGTCTTCGCCCATTTCGGCATCACCGTCGAAGCCGTGGTCGCGACCGCCCTCAGCCGCCTCAAGCGCTGA
- a CDS encoding DUF4164 domain-containing protein, which translates to MNAPEAGETTGVVDAALRRFDSAVEALESAIERRLEVERQEAALAQQLHVLGADRSRLADALDGAQARAERLDSANEEVARRLGSAMETIRAVLAAQER; encoded by the coding sequence ATGAACGCGCCTGAGGCGGGCGAGACGACGGGCGTCGTGGATGCCGCCCTGCGGCGCTTCGACAGCGCGGTCGAGGCCCTCGAAAGCGCCATCGAGCGCCGGCTGGAGGTGGAGCGGCAGGAAGCCGCGCTCGCCCAGCAGCTACATGTGCTTGGTGCCGACCGTTCCCGCCTCGCCGATGCGCTTGACGGGGCGCAGGCTCGGGCGGAACGGCTCGACAGCGCCAATGAAGAGGTCGCGCGCCGGCTGGGCAGCGCCATGGAAACCATTCGCGCGGTGCTCGCCGCGCAGGAGCGCTGA
- a CDS encoding cell division protein ZapA, giving the protein MAYVTISIGGRAYRMACDDGQEDHLSGLGEEVDARIEQLRVAFGEIGDQRLSIMAAITLADELSEARRRIQALEKEASAERAARSAATRRLDETEARVARGITGAAERLERLTRELGTSPSGGVGMG; this is encoded by the coding sequence ATGGCCTATGTGACCATCAGCATTGGCGGGCGCGCCTACCGCATGGCCTGCGACGACGGCCAGGAGGATCATCTCAGTGGCCTCGGCGAGGAAGTGGACGCCCGCATCGAGCAGCTGCGCGTCGCCTTTGGCGAGATCGGCGACCAGCGCCTCAGCATCATGGCCGCCATCACCCTCGCGGACGAACTGAGCGAGGCGCGCCGGCGCATTCAGGCGCTGGAGAAGGAGGCGAGCGCCGAGCGCGCCGCCCGCAGCGCCGCGACGCGGCGCCTCGACGAGACGGAGGCCCGTGTGGCGCGCGGTATCACCGGCGCCGCCGAGCGGCTGGAGCGGCTGACCCGCGAACTCGGCACCAGCCCATCGGGCGGCGTCGGCATGGGCTGA
- a CDS encoding inositol monophosphatase family protein, with protein sequence MIRTPLMTVMVQAVRKAGRSLIRDFGEVENLQVSLKGPANFVSNADRKAERILHDELSKARPNFGFIMEESGEIDGADESHRWIIDPLDGTTNFLHGIPLFCVSLGLARDGVPVAGVIYNPVTDELFVAEKGAGAFMNDRRIRVAARRNLADAVVCCGLPHMGRGDFAQFGREYGAIAPKVAGLRRTGSAALDLAWVAAGRFDAFWERGLSPWDMAAGIVLVREAGGYVSDLDGGDKMLAKGDIIVGNDTVRRDLLALVNKA encoded by the coding sequence ATGATCCGTACTCCCCTGATGACCGTCATGGTCCAGGCCGTCCGCAAGGCCGGCCGCTCCCTGATCCGCGATTTCGGGGAGGTGGAAAACCTGCAGGTGTCGCTCAAGGGGCCGGCGAATTTCGTCTCCAACGCCGACCGCAAGGCCGAGCGCATCCTGCACGACGAACTCTCCAAGGCGCGGCCGAATTTCGGCTTCATCATGGAGGAAAGCGGCGAGATCGACGGGGCCGACGAGAGCCATCGCTGGATCATCGACCCGCTCGACGGCACTACCAATTTCCTGCACGGCATTCCGCTGTTCTGCGTCTCGCTGGGCCTGGCGCGCGACGGCGTGCCGGTGGCGGGCGTGATCTACAACCCGGTCACCGACGAGCTTTTCGTCGCCGAGAAGGGCGCCGGCGCGTTCATGAACGACCGCCGCATCCGCGTCGCCGCCCGGCGCAACCTCGCCGATGCCGTGGTCTGTTGCGGCCTGCCGCATATGGGCCGGGGCGACTTCGCCCAGTTCGGGCGCGAATACGGCGCCATCGCCCCCAAGGTCGCCGGCCTGCGCCGCACCGGCTCGGCCGCGCTCGACCTCGCCTGGGTCGCCGCCGGGCGCTTCGACGCTTTCTGGGAACGCGGGCTCAGCCCGTGGGACATGGCGGCCGGCATCGTGCTGGTGCGCGAGGCGGGCGGCTATGTCTCCGACCTCGACGGCGGCGACAAGATGCTGGCCAAGGGCGACATCATCGTCGGCAATGACACGGTGCGTCGCGACCTGCTGGCGCTCGTCAACAAGGCGTAG
- a CDS encoding flagellar motor protein MotA, protein MSATDSFHKLSSPRIFLVRMFVFILLCVALASILHEPIWRAFLNNPGLNGVIFGVLFIGIIFAFRQVLRLLPEVEWVNSFRIADPGLEVRQAPVLLAPMAALLGDRVGRMSISQATMRGILESIGTRLDEARDLLRYLTGLLVFLGLLGTFWGLLETVSSIARVIGALDVGPESGSVLDTLKTGLAAPLGGMGIAFSSSLFGLAGSLVLGFLDLQAGQAQNRFYIDLEDWLSTTVEDLGTEAARARGPVPAPISATPIGPLPLPPPPAPAFAQAPDFSDLSAAIARLERTMTEAGSQRVTSAMAHLAESLQGLVQHMRSEQQMVRDWVEAQAEQQRDIKRLLERIAESKSDRESV, encoded by the coding sequence ATGAGCGCTACCGATTCATTTCATAAATTGTCATCGCCCCGCATCTTTCTGGTGCGGATGTTCGTATTCATCCTGCTGTGCGTGGCGCTGGCCTCCATTCTGCACGAGCCGATCTGGCGCGCCTTCCTCAACAATCCCGGCCTGAACGGCGTCATTTTCGGCGTTCTGTTCATCGGCATCATCTTCGCCTTCCGCCAGGTGCTGCGCCTGCTGCCGGAAGTGGAATGGGTGAACAGCTTCCGCATCGCCGATCCCGGCCTTGAAGTGCGGCAGGCGCCGGTGCTTCTGGCGCCGATGGCGGCGCTGCTCGGCGACCGCGTTGGGCGCATGTCGATCTCGCAGGCGACGATGCGCGGCATTCTCGAATCCATCGGCACCCGCCTCGACGAGGCGCGCGACCTGCTGCGCTATCTCACCGGCCTGCTTGTCTTTCTCGGCCTGCTCGGCACCTTCTGGGGCCTGCTCGAAACCGTCAGCTCGATCGCCCGTGTGATCGGCGCGCTGGATGTGGGGCCGGAATCCGGCTCCGTGCTCGACACGTTGAAGACCGGCCTTGCCGCGCCGCTCGGCGGCATGGGCATCGCCTTTTCATCCTCGTTGTTCGGCCTTGCCGGCTCGCTGGTGCTCGGCTTCCTCGACCTGCAGGCCGGGCAGGCGCAGAACCGCTTCTACATCGACCTGGAAGACTGGCTGTCCACCACGGTGGAGGATCTCGGCACGGAGGCGGCGCGCGCCCGTGGCCCGGTGCCGGCGCCGATCTCTGCCACGCCGATCGGGCCGCTGCCGCTGCCGCCCCCGCCTGCGCCCGCCTTTGCCCAGGCGCCGGATTTCAGCGACCTCTCCGCCGCCATTGCCCGGCTTGAGCGGACCATGACCGAGGCCGGCTCGCAGCGCGTCACCTCCGCCATGGCGCATCTCGCCGAGAGCCTGCAGGGCCTTGTGCAGCACATGCGCAGCGAGCAGCAGATGGTGCGCGACTGGGTGGAGGCGCAGGCCGAGCAGCAGCGCGACATCAAGCGCCTGCTGGAGCGGATCGCCGAGTCCAAGTCGGACCGCGAGAGCGTCTGA
- a CDS encoding peptidoglycan -binding protein translates to MALGRSRRGERHIDYWPGFVDALSTLLLVFVFLLSVFVLAQFVLTQEIGSKDDAMARLQAQIRELTELLALERANDAEAESQVGALRASLLRLEQERDVLRDAAAAVASPEEVASAQSRSAELARQLGEEKDAAASAAAQIAILNQQIAALRRQIAALEEALNISEQKDKESQSRLADLGRRLNVALAQRVQELTRYRSEFFGRLRAILGDRPDVRVVRDRFVFQSEIFFDPAAAQLRPDALPALDKLASALIELEKQIPDDLPWVLRVDGHTDNRPIATPLYPSNWELSAARAIAVVQYLAQRGVSPQHLVAAGFGEYQPLDAGSDDEARARNRRIELKLTER, encoded by the coding sequence ATGGCCCTGGGTCGTTCCCGCCGTGGCGAGCGCCACATCGACTACTGGCCCGGCTTCGTCGACGCGCTGTCGACGCTGCTGCTGGTGTTCGTGTTTCTGCTCTCCGTCTTTGTGCTCGCGCAGTTCGTCCTCACCCAGGAGATCGGCTCCAAGGACGACGCCATGGCGCGGCTGCAGGCGCAGATCCGCGAATTGACCGAACTGCTGGCGCTGGAGCGGGCGAACGACGCCGAGGCCGAAAGCCAGGTGGGCGCGCTGCGCGCCAGCCTGCTGCGGCTGGAACAGGAACGCGATGTGCTGCGCGACGCCGCTGCGGCGGTCGCCAGCCCTGAGGAGGTCGCGTCCGCCCAGAGCCGCAGCGCCGAACTCGCCCGTCAGCTTGGCGAGGAGAAGGACGCGGCGGCGTCGGCGGCGGCGCAGATCGCCATTCTCAATCAGCAGATCGCCGCGCTGCGCCGGCAGATCGCGGCGCTGGAAGAGGCGCTGAACATTTCCGAGCAGAAGGACAAGGAAAGCCAGTCCCGCCTTGCCGATCTCGGCCGGCGGCTGAATGTCGCGCTGGCGCAGCGGGTGCAGGAACTGACCCGTTACCGCTCCGAGTTCTTCGGCCGGCTGCGCGCCATTCTCGGCGATCGGCCGGATGTGCGCGTGGTGCGCGACCGTTTCGTCTTCCAGTCGGAGATCTTCTTCGACCCCGCCGCCGCGCAGCTGCGCCCCGACGCGTTGCCCGCGCTGGACAAGCTGGCGAGCGCGCTGATCGAACTGGAAAAGCAGATACCGGACGACCTTCCCTGGGTGCTGCGCGTCGACGGCCATACCGATAATCGGCCTATCGCCACGCCGCTCTACCCCTCGAACTGGGAGCTTTCGGCGGCGCGCGCCATCGCGGTGGTGCAGTATCTGGCGCAGCGCGGCGTCTCACCGCAGCACCTCGTCGCCGCTGGCTTTGGCGAGTACCAGCCCCTCGATGCCGGCAGCGATGACGAGGCGCGCGCGCGCAACCGCCGCATCGAACTCAAGCTCACAGAGCGATGA
- a CDS encoding GNAT family N-acetyltransferase translates to MSETRAPLLIGFDWSHMPEMTHLWVEAWQEALPEIDFEARRGWLCHRIGTLIDEGAEIDLAQAEGEGGAPGALLGFVSVNPRTGYVDQLVVHPNHWGAGVASRLIAAAAARSPRHLVLDVNEQNERAVRFYEKAGFVVTGHGVNPTSGRPTLRMERRGG, encoded by the coding sequence ATGAGCGAGACGCGCGCGCCCCTGCTGATCGGCTTCGACTGGAGCCATATGCCCGAGATGACGCATCTGTGGGTGGAAGCCTGGCAGGAGGCGCTGCCGGAAATCGATTTCGAGGCCCGGCGCGGCTGGCTCTGCCACCGCATCGGCACCCTGATCGACGAAGGGGCGGAAATTGACCTCGCCCAGGCGGAAGGGGAGGGCGGCGCGCCGGGGGCGCTGCTTGGCTTCGTGTCGGTCAATCCCCGCACCGGCTATGTCGACCAGCTGGTGGTGCATCCCAACCATTGGGGCGCGGGGGTGGCCAGCCGGCTGATCGCCGCCGCCGCCGCCCGCTCGCCGCGCCATCTCGTGCTCGACGTGAACGAGCAGAACGAGCGGGCGGTGCGCTTCTATGAAAAGGCGGGGTTCGTCGTGACCGGCCACGGGGTCAACCCCACCTCCGGCCGCCCGACGCTGCGGATGGAGCGCCGGGGCGGCTGA
- a CDS encoding PQQ-dependent sugar dehydrogenase, with the protein MNGWKTSLAPCVAAALGLLSFTLPAPAQDGITVEQQTGPNPVLPEPQLGLFPTMKISEIVGWKDGETPSVPQGYAIKALATGLAHPRELYVLPNGDILVVEAQAPSGKPIRHPKGLVRGVVEKMVGGGGGGGGETNRITLLRDTNGDGTPEQRTVFLENLHSPFGVALVGSDLYVAHADAIMRYPYNEGDTQITAPGELLAPLPGGPINHHWTKSLVASPDGNLLYVGVGSNSNAAERGMEAEKNRAAIHEVDRATGRQRLFASGLRNPNGLTFNPTTGALWTVVNERDELGPNLVPDYLTSVQDGGFYGWPYSYYGKHVDPRVKPERPDLVERAIVPDYALGSHVAALGLDFYTATAFAPRYQGGAFIGLHGSWNRDEFSGYKVIFVPFAEGRPSGPAEDFVTGFLNEQGQARGRPVGVAVDATGALLIADDAGNTVWRVTATPAVNAAR; encoded by the coding sequence ATGAACGGTTGGAAGACCTCGCTCGCCCCCTGCGTCGCGGCCGCCTTGGGCCTCCTCTCCTTCACCCTGCCCGCGCCGGCACAGGACGGCATCACCGTGGAGCAGCAGACAGGGCCCAATCCGGTGCTGCCCGAACCGCAGCTCGGCCTCTTCCCCACCATGAAGATCTCCGAGATCGTCGGTTGGAAGGACGGCGAAACGCCGAGCGTGCCTCAGGGCTACGCGATCAAGGCGCTGGCCACCGGCCTCGCACATCCGCGCGAGCTCTATGTCCTGCCCAATGGCGACATTCTCGTCGTAGAAGCCCAGGCACCGTCCGGCAAGCCCATCCGTCACCCCAAGGGGCTGGTGCGCGGCGTCGTGGAGAAAATGGTCGGCGGCGGTGGAGGCGGCGGCGGCGAGACCAACCGCATCACCCTGCTGCGCGACACCAATGGCGACGGCACGCCCGAGCAGCGCACCGTGTTCCTCGAAAATTTGCATTCGCCGTTCGGCGTCGCCCTCGTCGGCAGCGATCTCTATGTCGCCCACGCCGATGCCATCATGCGCTATCCCTATAATGAGGGCGACACGCAGATCACCGCCCCCGGCGAGTTGCTGGCGCCCCTGCCCGGCGGGCCGATCAACCACCATTGGACCAAGAGCCTCGTCGCCAGCCCGGACGGCAACCTGCTCTATGTCGGCGTCGGCTCGAACAGCAATGCCGCCGAGCGCGGAATGGAGGCCGAGAAGAACCGCGCCGCCATCCACGAGGTGGACCGCGCCACCGGCCGCCAGCGGCTGTTTGCCAGCGGCCTGCGCAATCCCAACGGCCTGACCTTCAACCCGACGACGGGGGCGCTATGGACCGTGGTCAATGAGCGGGACGAGCTCGGCCCCAATCTGGTGCCGGACTATCTCACCTCGGTCCAGGACGGCGGCTTCTATGGCTGGCCCTACAGCTATTACGGCAAGCATGTCGATCCGCGGGTGAAGCCGGAACGGCCGGATCTGGTCGAGCGCGCCATCGTGCCCGACTATGCGCTCGGCTCGCATGTCGCGGCTCTGGGGCTCGATTTCTACACCGCCACCGCCTTCGCCCCGCGCTATCAGGGCGGCGCCTTCATCGGCCTACACGGCAGCTGGAACCGGGATGAATTCAGCGGCTACAAGGTGATCTTCGTTCCCTTCGCCGAGGGCCGCCCGAGCGGGCCGGCGGAAGACTTCGTCACCGGCTTCCTCAATGAGCAAGGTCAGGCCCGCGGCCGGCCGGTCGGTGTGGCGGTGGACGCGACGGGCGCCCTGCTGATTGCCGACGATGCCGGAAATACCGTCTGGCGCGTCACCGCCACACCAGCGGTGAACGCCGCGCGCTGA